TCTTGCGTCCAGACACGCAGCAGCCCATGGTTGGTTGCCACGGAATGCACCCGGTCCCACAGCATTGGCCGCAGTTGCTCAGCCAGGGCAAAGTCGGCGAAGGCCTCGCTGTGAATGAGGCCCTGGCGCTCGGCGATCTGCAGGCCCAGCGTGCCGAGCACCTTGCCGTCCGCGTCCTCGGCCACCTGGAACTCGGTCACCCGCCGGCCCAGGTCTCCGGATGGGTAGTGCATGGACTTCCAAAGGACCGTCAACTGGCCAATGTCATCCAGCGTCGCGCGCCGCACGCGGTAGTTCAACGAACTCACGCCGTCGAGTCTATGAATCAGACGGCTGCCTTCAATGCCGAAAAACTGGCCTAACGCGCCTGGCTGGCGGCATTAACAAAGGCCGTGGCCCGGCGGGTCAGTTCCGGCCAGTCCGCTCCTTGCAGGATTCTGGTGGAGACCAGCGCCGAACCGACGCCCAGCGCGGCGCATCCGGCCTTCAGGAACTCGGCGACGTTCTGCACGTCCACCCCGCCCGTGGGCACGATGCGCAGATGCGGCAGCGGCGCGCGGAGGGCTTTGATGTAGCCCGGGCCCAAGGTGTCTGCCGGGAAGATTTTGATGAAATCCGCGCCCGCCTCGTGGGCCAATTGCGCTTCGGTGGGCGTGTAAGCGCCGATCATGATGGGGCAGCCGCCCGCGTGAGCTGCGGGCACCAACTCC
The nucleotide sequence above comes from Candidatus Paceibacterota bacterium. Encoded proteins:
- a CDS encoding bifunctional 4-hydroxy-2-oxoglutarate aldolase/2-dehydro-3-deoxy-phosphogluconate aldolase, producing the protein MQARPEIISLLTNPGIIAIVRAKESAQVSPLVEALLAGGVKAIEITMTTPNALAAIREARARAGERAVVGVGTVLDVDTCRAAIAAGAEFVVTPICRTELVPAAHAGGCPIMIGAYTPTEAQLAHEAGADFIKIFPADTLGPGYIKALRAPLPHLRIVPTGGVDVQNVAEFLKAGCAALGVGSALVSTRILQGADWPELTRRATAFVNAASQAR